One Defluviimonas sp. SAOS-178_SWC DNA window includes the following coding sequences:
- a CDS encoding M48 family metallopeptidase, which translates to MTRHMLSGEPPVEITLRRSARARRFSLRVSRLDGRVTLSMPARAREAEALSFAEAKAGWLRAVLSGTAVRQGVVFGAPVPFEGRDLTVTPANVRAVRIEAQALLVPPDPERLGARVAAFLKLAARQRLQASCESHAATLGRGYSRITLRDTRSRWGSCTADGGLMFSWRLIMAPPEVLDYVAAHEVAHLAEMNHSPDFWAIVARLMPGYQPHRRWLRENGGALHRLDFAAAPGSGATGD; encoded by the coding sequence ATGACCCGCCACATGCTGTCGGGCGAACCGCCCGTCGAAATCACCTTGCGCCGTTCGGCCCGGGCGCGACGGTTCTCGCTGCGCGTCTCGCGGCTGGACGGGCGGGTGACCCTGTCGATGCCCGCGCGCGCGCGGGAGGCCGAGGCGCTGAGCTTCGCCGAAGCCAAGGCCGGATGGCTGCGCGCCGTCCTGAGCGGCACGGCCGTGCGGCAGGGCGTCGTTTTTGGAGCGCCGGTTCCGTTCGAAGGGCGGGATCTGACCGTCACCCCGGCGAATGTGCGCGCGGTCAGGATCGAGGCGCAGGCGCTTCTCGTGCCGCCCGATCCCGAACGGCTGGGCGCGCGGGTCGCGGCCTTCCTCAAGCTCGCCGCCCGGCAGCGGTTGCAGGCCTCCTGCGAGAGCCATGCCGCGACGCTCGGCCGTGGCTATTCGCGGATCACATTGCGCGATACCCGGTCGCGCTGGGGGTCTTGCACGGCCGATGGCGGGCTGATGTTCTCCTGGCGGCTGATCATGGCGCCGCCCGAGGTTCTCGACTACGTGGCCGCGCACGAGGTCGCGCATCTTGCCGAGATGAACCATTCGCCGGATTTCTGGGCCATCGTGGCGCGGCTGATGCCGGGCTATCAGCCGCACCGGCGGTGGCTGCGCGAGAATGGCGGCGCATTGCACCGGCTGGACTTCGCCGCTGCCCCGGGGAGCGGCGCAACGGGTGATTGA
- the odhB gene encoding 2-oxoglutarate dehydrogenase complex dihydrolipoyllysine-residue succinyltransferase, giving the protein MTTEVRVPTLGESVTEATVATWFKKPGEMVAVDEMLCELETDKVTVEVPAPAAGRLAEIVAKEGETVGVNALLAQIAEAGDAGPEEITPKKSAAAAAPKAEEGKMSGKNTDVMVPTLGESVTEATVSTWFKKVGDAVAVDEMLCELETDKVSVEVPSPVAGVLAEIVAPEGTTVDAKARLAVVGEGAAGAAPAPAKAEPAPAATPAASGKDVEDAPSAKKAMAEAGLTAAQVTGTGKDGRIMKEDVAKAAAGAVQAAPAVASAAPAPAAAPRAPVPAEDAAREERVKMTRLRATIARRLKDAQNTAAMLTTYNEVDMSGIMALRNEYKDQFEKKHGVKLGFMSFFVKACCHALKEVPEVNAEIDGGDVVYKNFVHMGVAVGTPTGLVVPVVRDADQMGFAAIEKKIAELGVRARDGKLSMAEMQGGSFTISNGGVYGSLMSSPILNPPQSGILGMHKIQDRPVVVNGQIVIRPMMYLALSYDHRIVDGKGAVTFLVRVKEALEDPRRLLMDL; this is encoded by the coding sequence ATGACAACCGAGGTCCGCGTCCCCACGCTCGGCGAAAGCGTGACCGAGGCGACCGTCGCCACCTGGTTCAAGAAACCGGGCGAGATGGTCGCGGTCGACGAGATGCTGTGCGAACTGGAAACCGACAAGGTGACGGTGGAGGTGCCCGCGCCCGCCGCCGGCCGCCTTGCCGAGATCGTCGCGAAGGAAGGCGAAACGGTGGGCGTGAACGCGCTTCTCGCCCAGATCGCCGAGGCCGGCGATGCCGGCCCCGAAGAGATTACCCCCAAGAAAAGCGCCGCAGCCGCCGCGCCGAAAGCCGAAGAGGGCAAGATGTCTGGCAAGAACACCGATGTAATGGTTCCCACCCTCGGCGAAAGCGTGACCGAGGCGACCGTCTCCACCTGGTTCAAGAAGGTCGGCGATGCCGTCGCCGTCGACGAGATGCTGTGCGAGCTTGAGACCGACAAGGTTTCGGTGGAGGTTCCCTCGCCCGTCGCCGGTGTGCTGGCAGAGATCGTCGCCCCCGAAGGCACGACCGTCGATGCCAAGGCCCGGCTCGCGGTCGTGGGCGAAGGCGCCGCCGGCGCCGCCCCGGCCCCGGCCAAGGCGGAACCGGCCCCGGCCGCTACGCCCGCCGCCAGCGGCAAGGACGTCGAGGACGCGCCCTCGGCGAAGAAGGCGATGGCCGAGGCCGGCCTGACCGCCGCTCAGGTCACCGGCACCGGCAAGGATGGCCGCATCATGAAGGAAGACGTGGCCAAGGCCGCTGCCGGCGCCGTCCAGGCCGCGCCCGCTGTCGCCTCCGCCGCGCCCGCCCCGGCCGCCGCGCCGCGCGCCCCGGTCCCGGCCGAGGATGCCGCCCGAGAGGAGCGCGTGAAGATGACGCGCCTCCGCGCTACCATCGCCCGCCGCCTCAAGGACGCGCAGAACACCGCCGCGATGCTCACGACCTACAACGAGGTCGACATGTCGGGCATCATGGCGCTCCGGAACGAATACAAGGACCAGTTCGAGAAGAAGCACGGGGTGAAGCTCGGCTTCATGTCCTTCTTCGTGAAGGCCTGCTGCCACGCGCTGAAGGAGGTGCCCGAGGTCAATGCCGAGATCGACGGCGGCGACGTGGTCTACAAGAACTTCGTCCATATGGGCGTCGCTGTCGGCACGCCGACCGGCCTCGTCGTCCCGGTCGTCCGCGATGCCGACCAGATGGGCTTCGCCGCGATCGAGAAAAAGATCGCCGAGCTTGGCGTCCGCGCCCGCGACGGCAAGCTCTCCATGGCCGAGATGCAGGGCGGCAGCTTCACCATCTCGAACGGCGGCGTCTACGGCTCCCTGATGTCCTCGCCGATCCTGAACCCGCCGCAATCGGGCATCCTCGGCATGCACAAGATCCAGGACCGCCCGGTCGTGGTGAACGGCCAGATCGTGATCCGCCCGATGATGTACCTGGCGCTGAGCTACGACCACCGCATCGTCGACGGCAAGGGTGCTGTGACCTTCCTCGTCCGGGTGAAAGAGGCGCTGGAAGACCCGCGCAGGCTCCTGATGGATTTGTGA
- a CDS encoding sulfotransferase family 2 domain-containing protein — MPVFRVGDKLHYYAHVPKCGGSSVEAYLKTRFGALGFLDTRFLDLPEARRWTKSSPQHLPFAAFSRLIPEDWIASSFAVVRHPVKRLVSAFQYQVEVEGTVAALWSIDEWFDDWLKRAEAEPFLYDNHLCPQSAIVPAGATIFRLEDGLDKIVPHLDALAGDTNGPRSIPAENVRKKGMSPDAERLKPSSETLARVAEFYAEDFARFGYGESTPPKSAHPKPKGLVGRLTGALSGKRT, encoded by the coding sequence ATGCCGGTTTTTCGTGTCGGTGACAAACTTCACTACTACGCGCACGTCCCGAAATGCGGCGGGTCGTCGGTGGAAGCCTATCTGAAGACCCGCTTCGGCGCGCTCGGCTTCCTCGACACCCGCTTCCTCGACCTGCCCGAGGCGCGGCGGTGGACGAAATCCTCGCCGCAGCACCTGCCCTTCGCCGCCTTTTCCCGGCTGATCCCGGAAGACTGGATCGCGTCCTCCTTCGCGGTGGTGCGCCATCCGGTGAAGCGGCTCGTCTCGGCCTTCCAGTACCAGGTGGAGGTCGAGGGCACCGTCGCCGCGCTCTGGTCCATCGACGAATGGTTCGACGACTGGCTGAAACGGGCCGAGGCCGAACCGTTCCTTTACGACAACCACCTCTGCCCGCAATCAGCCATCGTGCCGGCGGGCGCGACCATCTTCCGTCTCGAGGACGGGCTCGACAAGATCGTGCCGCATCTCGACGCGCTTGCGGGCGACACCAACGGTCCGCGCAGCATCCCGGCCGAGAATGTCCGCAAGAAGGGCATGTCCCCCGATGCCGAGCGCCTGAAACCCTCGTCCGAGACGCTGGCCCGCGTCGCCGAGTTCTACGCCGAGGACTTCGCCCGCTTCGGCTACGGCGAAAGCACGCCGCCGAAATCCGCCCATCCGAAGCCGAAGGGCCTCGTTGGCCGATTGACCGGCGCCCTTTCGGGGAAGCGCACATGA
- a CDS encoding DUF3726 domain-containing protein, whose protein sequence is MKTDPHDPTRSGPPPSSAASIRYSRNEIEALSMKAARGAGMNWGLAEEAGFAAGWLAAQGLDGAGALLALFDAARQDDKGRSPVIEDGIWRAPGADGLCPIALGAALSDHAGLHKGPMARGGPETGPVNRPILVVPFLALIAERDGGAISLNWPKGSLAVTAAGIWPMDAAVRLLAEPSAPLKIAGTLAVPPVLPAGPLSPLSGAAASGLNVLAMRTTVPASETSRKGAGAAASDND, encoded by the coding sequence ATGAAGACGGATCCCCACGATCCCACCCGATCCGGGCCGCCGCCCAGTTCGGCCGCCTCTATCCGGTACTCGCGCAATGAGATCGAGGCGCTTTCGATGAAAGCCGCGCGTGGCGCCGGGATGAACTGGGGGCTGGCGGAGGAGGCGGGCTTTGCCGCTGGCTGGCTCGCCGCGCAGGGGCTTGACGGCGCTGGGGCGCTTCTGGCGCTTTTCGACGCCGCACGGCAGGACGACAAGGGGCGGAGCCCCGTGATTGAAGACGGCATCTGGCGCGCGCCGGGGGCGGACGGGCTCTGCCCGATCGCGCTTGGCGCCGCGCTCAGCGATCATGCAGGCTTGCACAAAGGACCGATGGCGAGGGGCGGCCCTGAAACCGGGCCGGTGAACCGGCCGATCCTTGTCGTGCCCTTTCTCGCGCTCATCGCGGAGCGCGACGGCGGCGCGATCTCGCTGAACTGGCCGAAGGGCAGTCTCGCCGTAACGGCCGCCGGGATCTGGCCCATGGATGCTGCCGTTCGGCTTCTGGCTGAACCGTCAGCGCCTCTGAAGATCGCCGGCACCTTGGCGGTGCCACCCGTCCTGCCGGCCGGCCCGCTCTCTCCGCTTTCCGGCGCCGCCGCGTCCGGCCTGAACGTCCTTGCCATGAGAACGACCGTGCCCGCCTCGGAAACGTCGCGCAAGGGCGCCGGCGCGGCCGCAAGCGACAACGACTAG
- a CDS encoding FYDLN acid domain-containing protein: protein MPKDEWGVKRLCPHCASRFYDLQRDPMTCPECGHTFTAESLVAGRGRAMISEKTPSKDLVVDADDLTDDDDLDNDAGDDDLDDDLLEDDDDDVSLDDIADVATNEDEG from the coding sequence ATGCCCAAGGACGAATGGGGCGTCAAGCGCCTCTGCCCGCACTGCGCCAGCCGGTTCTACGATCTGCAGCGCGACCCGATGACCTGCCCCGAATGCGGTCATACCTTCACGGCCGAAAGCCTCGTCGCCGGGCGCGGCCGGGCGATGATCTCCGAAAAGACCCCGTCGAAGGATCTCGTCGTGGATGCCGACGACCTGACGGATGACGATGATCTCGACAACGATGCGGGCGACGACGATCTCGACGACGATCTTCTCGAGGACGACGACGATGACGTCTCGCTCGACGATATCGCCGATGTCGCGACGAACGAGGACGAAGGCTGA
- a CDS encoding 2-oxoglutarate dehydrogenase E1 component — translation MTEQKPNDQFHASSFLQGANAEYVEQLYARFANDPAAVDASWAAFFHSLGDTETDVRREAQGASWERADWPPVPADDLTAALTGEWPIAAKEMKGAGDKIKAKAAEAGVAVTEDQIKRAVLDSIRALMIIRAYRIRGHLVADLDPLGMRSEKPHPELDPRSYGFSEADMDRPIFIDKVLGLDFASMRQILDIVKRTYCGTFALQYMHISDPEQAGWLKERIEGYGKEIAFTREGRKAILNKLVEAEGFEKFLHVKYMGTKRFGLDGGEALIPAMEQIVKRGGNLGVEEIVVGMPHRGRLSVLANVMAKPYRAIFNEFQGGSFKPEDVDGSGDVKYHLGASSDRTFDGNTVHLSLTANPSHLEAVNPVVLGKVRAKQAQLNDSDRTKVLPILLHGDAAFAGQGVVAECFGLSGLVGHRTGGTMHIVVNNQIGFTTAPHFSRSSPYPTDLALMVEAPIFHVNGDDPEAVVHAAKVATEFRQKFHKDVVIDMFCYRRFGHNEGDEPMFTNPQMYKAIKTHKTTLQLYTERLVKDGLIPEGEIEDMKAAFQAHLNEEFETGKNYKPNKADWLDGRWSHMSREDGEYSPGKTAISKKTMTEIGTALTRAPDGFDLHKTVARQLEAKSQMFKSGHGFDWATAEAIAFGSLVTEGYPVRLAGQDCTRGTFSQRHSAFIDQTTEERYYPLNHVKAGQARYEVIDSMLSEYAVLGFEYGYSLAEPNALVMWEAQFGDFANGAQIMFDQFISSGESKWLRMSGLVCLLPHGFEGQGPEHSSGRLERFLQQCAQDNWIVANCSTPANYFHILRRQVHRPFRKPLILMTPKSLLRHPLCVSDAEDFTTGSGFHRVLWDDAQKGHSETKLVADKKIKRVVMCSGKVYFDLLAERDKRGIDDIYLLRLEQFYPFPAQAMVKELERFKGAEMIWCQEEPKNQGAWTFVEPNLEWVLGRIGAKSARPRYVGRTASASPATGLASRHKAEQEALVNEALTLGEKA, via the coding sequence ATGACCGAACAGAAACCCAACGACCAGTTCCACGCCTCCTCCTTCCTGCAAGGCGCGAATGCCGAATATGTCGAACAGCTCTACGCGCGGTTCGCCAATGACCCGGCGGCCGTGGATGCAAGCTGGGCCGCGTTCTTCCATTCGCTCGGCGACACCGAGACCGATGTCCGCCGCGAGGCGCAGGGCGCGTCCTGGGAGCGGGCCGACTGGCCGCCGGTTCCGGCCGACGACCTGACCGCCGCGCTGACCGGCGAATGGCCGATCGCGGCGAAGGAGATGAAGGGCGCCGGCGACAAGATCAAGGCGAAGGCCGCCGAGGCGGGCGTCGCCGTCACCGAAGACCAGATCAAGCGGGCGGTCCTCGATTCGATCCGCGCCCTGATGATCATCCGCGCCTACCGGATCCGCGGCCACCTCGTCGCCGATCTCGATCCGCTCGGCATGAGAAGCGAGAAGCCGCATCCCGAGCTCGACCCGCGCTCCTACGGCTTTTCCGAGGCCGACATGGACCGGCCGATCTTCATCGACAAGGTTCTCGGCCTCGATTTCGCGTCGATGCGGCAGATCCTCGACATCGTGAAGCGCACCTATTGCGGGACTTTCGCGCTCCAATACATGCACATCTCCGATCCCGAGCAGGCCGGCTGGCTGAAGGAACGGATCGAGGGCTACGGCAAGGAAATCGCCTTCACCCGCGAGGGCCGGAAGGCGATCCTGAACAAGCTCGTCGAGGCCGAGGGCTTCGAGAAGTTCCTGCACGTCAAGTATATGGGCACCAAGCGCTTCGGCCTCGATGGCGGCGAGGCGCTGATCCCGGCGATGGAACAGATCGTCAAGCGCGGCGGCAATCTCGGCGTGGAGGAGATCGTCGTCGGCATGCCGCATCGCGGCCGCCTCAGTGTGCTCGCCAACGTGATGGCCAAGCCCTACCGGGCGATCTTCAACGAATTCCAGGGCGGCAGCTTCAAGCCCGAGGATGTCGACGGTTCCGGCGACGTGAAGTACCACCTCGGCGCCTCGTCCGACCGGACCTTCGACGGCAACACCGTGCACCTGTCGCTGACCGCGAACCCCTCGCACCTCGAGGCGGTGAACCCGGTCGTTCTCGGCAAGGTCCGCGCCAAGCAGGCGCAGCTGAACGACAGCGACCGCACCAAGGTGCTGCCGATCCTCTTGCACGGCGACGCGGCCTTCGCGGGGCAAGGCGTGGTGGCCGAATGCTTCGGCCTCTCCGGCCTCGTCGGTCACCGTACCGGCGGCACGATGCATATCGTCGTCAACAACCAGATCGGCTTCACCACCGCGCCGCACTTCTCGCGCTCCTCGCCCTACCCGACCGACCTCGCGCTGATGGTCGAGGCGCCGATCTTCCACGTCAACGGCGACGACCCGGAGGCCGTCGTCCACGCCGCCAAGGTCGCGACCGAGTTCCGCCAGAAGTTCCACAAGGACGTGGTCATCGACATGTTCTGCTACCGCCGCTTCGGTCACAACGAAGGCGACGAGCCGATGTTCACCAATCCGCAGATGTACAAGGCCATCAAGACCCACAAGACCACGCTCCAGCTCTATACCGAGCGTCTGGTCAAGGACGGCCTGATCCCGGAAGGCGAGATCGAGGACATGAAGGCCGCCTTCCAGGCGCATCTGAACGAGGAATTCGAGACCGGCAAGAACTACAAGCCGAACAAGGCCGACTGGCTCGACGGCCGCTGGTCGCATATGAGCCGGGAAGACGGCGAATACTCGCCCGGCAAGACCGCGATCAGCAAGAAGACGATGACCGAGATCGGCACCGCGCTGACCCGCGCGCCGGACGGCTTCGACCTCCACAAGACCGTCGCCCGCCAGCTCGAGGCGAAGTCCCAGATGTTCAAGTCCGGTCACGGCTTCGACTGGGCCACGGCCGAAGCGATTGCCTTCGGAAGCCTCGTGACCGAGGGCTATCCGGTCCGCCTCGCCGGCCAGGACTGCACCCGCGGCACCTTCTCGCAGCGCCACTCGGCCTTCATCGACCAGACGACGGAAGAACGCTATTACCCGCTCAACCACGTCAAGGCCGGCCAGGCGCGCTACGAGGTCATCGACTCGATGCTCTCCGAATACGCGGTCCTCGGCTTCGAATACGGCTACTCGCTGGCCGAGCCGAACGCGCTCGTGATGTGGGAAGCCCAGTTCGGCGACTTCGCCAACGGCGCCCAGATCATGTTCGACCAGTTCATCTCGTCGGGCGAATCGAAGTGGCTCAGGATGTCCGGCCTCGTCTGCCTTCTGCCGCACGGGTTCGAGGGTCAGGGGCCCGAACACTCCTCCGGCCGGCTCGAGCGTTTCCTCCAGCAATGCGCGCAGGACAACTGGATCGTCGCCAACTGCTCGACCCCGGCGAACTACTTCCACATCCTGCGCCGCCAGGTGCACCGGCCGTTCCGCAAGCCCCTGATCCTGATGACGCCGAAATCGCTGCTGCGCCATCCGCTCTGCGTCTCTGACGCCGAGGATTTCACCACCGGGTCCGGCTTCCACCGTGTTCTCTGGGACGACGCGCAGAAGGGGCATTCCGAGACGAAGCTCGTCGCCGACAAGAAGATCAAGCGCGTTGTGATGTGCTCCGGCAAGGTCTATTTCGACCTTCTGGCCGAACGCGACAAGCGCGGCATCGACGACATCTACCTGCTCCGGCTCGAACAGTTCTACCCCTTCCCCGCCCAAGCGATGGTGAAGGAGCTTGAGCGCTTCAAGGGCGCCGAGATGATCTGGTGCCAGGAAGAGCCGAAGAACCAGGGCGCCTGGACTTTTGTCGAGCCCAACCTCGAATGGGTGCTCGGCCGGATCGGCGCCAAATCGGCGCGCCCCCGCTATGTCGGCCGCACCGCCTCCGCCTCGCCCGCGACCGGCCTCGCCTCGCGCCACAAGGCCGAGCAGGAGGCGCTGGTGAACGAAGCCCTTACCCTGGGAGAGAAAGCCTGA
- a CDS encoding MAPEG family protein → MSSELNILALYGLFTCLILILKMTGAMGQLGMGYLLSSRDEHRTLTGITGRLDRALTNSITAMALFAPAILILALKEGFGGATLTAAQVFVVARVLYVPAYGLGLTGIRTLLWTAGFAATVVLYLMALMAS, encoded by the coding sequence ATGTCCAGCGAACTGAACATCCTCGCACTCTACGGGCTCTTCACCTGCCTCATCCTGATCCTCAAGATGACCGGCGCGATGGGGCAGCTCGGCATGGGCTATCTTCTCTCCTCGCGCGACGAACACCGGACGCTGACCGGCATCACCGGCCGCCTCGACAGGGCGCTCACGAACTCGATCACCGCGATGGCGCTCTTCGCCCCGGCGATCCTGATCCTCGCGCTCAAGGAGGGCTTCGGCGGCGCCACCCTCACCGCCGCGCAGGTCTTTGTCGTGGCGCGGGTGCTCTACGTGCCGGCCTACGGCCTCGGCCTCACCGGCATCCGCACACTTCTCTGGACCGCTGGTTTCGCCGCGACGGTCGTCCTCTATCTCATGGCGCTGATGGCCTCATGA
- a CDS encoding sulfotransferase family 2 domain-containing protein, which translates to MQERVAERHRHIFSRPEQVARYLASIHLPASLTWSFLNNGKAGTSSARRFLFELEFGAPLTVHWNVRHDINPDSVVHYLQGETGVLRAAVALSTPFATLDAALRLTTVRHPLTRAVSAFEYLCKSNDLAHDWFAADRLRMNALLGFNWESDARSARGFSMFLDYIMWTGESLGNLAINPHWRPQIDNILPDLYRPDIVGRLEDMRAFYRATAVQLDRPLPADFDLPHSNRQEYLARTDWLSPEARRKIGKIYARDLDWLGYGPEEAG; encoded by the coding sequence TTGCAGGAACGCGTTGCGGAACGTCACCGGCACATTTTCAGCCGCCCTGAGCAGGTCGCCCGCTATCTGGCATCGATTCACCTGCCCGCAAGCCTGACCTGGTCTTTCCTCAACAACGGGAAGGCGGGAACCTCCTCGGCGCGGCGCTTTCTCTTCGAACTGGAGTTTGGCGCCCCTCTGACGGTTCACTGGAACGTGCGTCATGACATCAACCCCGATAGCGTCGTCCATTACCTTCAGGGGGAAACGGGTGTGCTGCGCGCAGCGGTAGCCCTATCGACACCTTTCGCCACTCTCGACGCAGCCTTGCGCCTGACGACGGTTCGCCATCCGCTGACGCGCGCGGTTTCAGCCTTCGAATACTTGTGCAAGTCCAACGATCTGGCGCATGACTGGTTTGCGGCAGACCGGCTGCGCATGAATGCGTTGCTGGGCTTCAACTGGGAGTCCGACGCGCGCAGCGCGCGCGGCTTCTCGATGTTTCTCGACTATATCATGTGGACGGGAGAGAGCCTCGGCAACCTCGCGATCAACCCGCATTGGCGCCCCCAGATCGACAACATCCTCCCGGATCTCTACCGCCCGGATATCGTCGGCCGCCTCGAAGACATGCGAGCCTTCTATCGCGCCACGGCCGTGCAGCTCGACCGGCCCTTGCCCGCAGACTTCGACCTCCCCCACTCCAACCGACAGGAATATCTCGCCCGCACGGACTGGCTCTCTCCCGAGGCTCGCAGGAAGATCGGGAAGATTTATGCGCGAGACCTTGACTGGCTCGGCTATGGCCCGGAGGAGGCTGGCTGA
- the lpdA gene encoding dihydrolipoyl dehydrogenase, with translation MAEFDVIIIGAGPGGYVSAIRCAQLGLKTAVVEGRETLGGTCLNVGCIPSKALLHASHMLHEAEHNFAKMGLKGSAPSVDWTQMLAYKDDVIGQNTKGIEFLFKKNKITWLKGWGTIPEPGKIKVGDEVHSARNIVIATGSEPSSLPGVTVDEKTIVTSTGALALPKVPKSMVVIGAGVIGLEMGSVYARLGAEVTVVEYLDAITPGMDGDTAKTFQRILSRQGLKFILGAAVQSAEVKRGKATVRYKLRKDDSEGNLDAEVVLVATGRKPYTEGLGLGALGVEMESRGQIKTDGHFATNIKGIYAIGDAITGPMLAHKAEDEGMALAEILAGKAGHVNYGVIPGVIYTTPEVASVGKTEEQLKEEGRAYKVGKFAFMGNGRAKAVFQGEGFVKLLADKETDRVLGAHIIGPAAGELIHEICVGMEFGASAEDIALTCHAHPTFSEAVREAALACGDGPIHS, from the coding sequence ATGGCTGAGTTCGACGTGATCATCATCGGCGCCGGTCCCGGCGGATATGTCTCGGCGATCCGCTGCGCCCAGCTCGGGCTCAAGACCGCCGTAGTCGAGGGCCGCGAGACGCTCGGCGGCACCTGCCTCAACGTCGGCTGCATCCCTTCGAAAGCGCTTCTTCATGCCAGCCACATGCTGCACGAGGCCGAGCACAACTTCGCAAAGATGGGCCTGAAGGGCAGCGCCCCGTCCGTCGACTGGACGCAGATGCTCGCCTACAAGGACGATGTCATCGGCCAGAACACCAAGGGCATCGAATTTCTCTTCAAGAAGAACAAGATAACCTGGCTGAAAGGCTGGGGCACGATCCCGGAACCCGGCAAGATCAAGGTCGGGGACGAGGTTCATTCGGCCAGGAACATCGTCATCGCCACCGGTTCCGAACCCTCGAGCCTGCCCGGCGTGACCGTGGACGAAAAAACCATCGTCACCTCGACCGGCGCGCTCGCGCTGCCGAAGGTGCCGAAGTCGATGGTGGTCATCGGCGCCGGCGTCATCGGACTCGAGATGGGGTCGGTCTATGCCCGGCTCGGGGCCGAGGTGACGGTCGTCGAATATCTCGACGCGATCACCCCCGGCATGGACGGCGACACCGCCAAGACCTTCCAGCGCATCCTCTCACGCCAGGGCCTCAAGTTCATCCTCGGCGCCGCCGTTCAGAGCGCCGAGGTCAAGCGCGGCAAGGCGACCGTCCGCTACAAACTGCGCAAGGACGACAGCGAGGGGAACCTCGACGCCGAGGTCGTCCTCGTCGCGACGGGGCGGAAACCCTATACCGAAGGTCTTGGGCTAGGGGCGCTCGGGGTCGAGATGGAGAGCCGTGGCCAGATCAAGACCGACGGCCATTTCGCCACGAATATCAAGGGGATCTACGCGATCGGCGACGCGATCACCGGCCCGATGCTCGCCCACAAGGCCGAAGACGAGGGCATGGCGCTGGCCGAGATCCTCGCCGGCAAGGCCGGTCATGTGAACTACGGCGTGATCCCCGGCGTGATCTACACGACGCCCGAGGTCGCCAGCGTCGGCAAGACCGAGGAGCAGCTGAAGGAGGAGGGCCGCGCCTACAAGGTCGGTAAGTTCGCCTTCATGGGCAACGGCCGGGCCAAGGCGGTGTTCCAGGGCGAGGGCTTCGTGAAGCTTCTGGCCGACAAGGAGACCGACCGCGTCCTCGGCGCCCATATCATCGGGCCCGCGGCGGGCGAACTGATCCACGAGATCTGCGTCGGCATGGAGTTCGGCGCCTCCGCGGAGGACATCGCGCTCACCTGCCACGCCCACCCGACCTTCTCCGAGGCCGTGCGGGAAGCGGCGCTCGCCTGCGGCGACGGGCCGATCCACTCCTGA
- a CDS encoding GntR family transcriptional regulator, which translates to MLTQTRPSDTGASAHDRLYRSLRQQIMHGELAPGQALTLRGLAKSYGVSMTPAREALRRLAAEGALTLSASGRVATPDLSHERIEELATLRALIETELASRALPRAHLALIERLQTINMANAEAAVKRDAVAYIRTNLEFHRTLYLRAQAPAMLAMAETVWLQLGPTMRALYSRIARSEPPQHHRMIIAALKAGDEPALRLAVRTDVTQGLRHLTA; encoded by the coding sequence ATGCTGACCCAGACGCGACCTTCCGATACCGGCGCATCCGCCCACGACCGGCTGTACCGGTCGCTGCGCCAGCAGATCATGCATGGCGAACTGGCGCCCGGCCAGGCGCTGACGCTGCGGGGGTTGGCGAAAAGCTATGGCGTGTCGATGACGCCGGCGCGCGAGGCGCTGAGGCGGCTCGCCGCGGAAGGGGCGCTGACGCTGTCGGCCTCGGGGCGGGTCGCGACGCCGGATCTGTCGCATGAGCGAATCGAGGAGCTGGCGACGCTCCGGGCGCTGATCGAGACGGAGCTTGCCAGCCGGGCGCTGCCGCGGGCGCATCTGGCGCTCATCGAACGTCTCCAGACGATCAACATGGCCAATGCCGAGGCGGCGGTGAAGCGCGACGCGGTGGCCTATATCCGCACCAACCTGGAGTTTCACCGCACGCTCTATCTGCGCGCCCAGGCACCGGCGATGCTGGCGATGGCCGAGACGGTGTGGTTGCAGCTCGGGCCGACGATGCGCGCGCTCTATTCCCGGATTGCGCGGTCAGAACCGCCGCAGCATCACCGCATGATCATCGCCGCGCTGAAGGCGGGCGATGAACCGGCGCTGCGGCTGGCGGTCCGCACCGACGTCACGCAAGGTTTGCGGCACCTGACGGCCTGA